CATATACGCGATAGCGAGGGCGAGGAGGTTCCTGGAGTCCCGTGGGGCTCGGGGCCGGGTCTCCCTCCTGGCGGGAGGAGGCCTCTTCACCCCGGGGCAGTTCCTCAAAGCCCTGGCCCTGGGAGCGGACGCGGTCTACATAGGCACCGCCGCGGTCATGGCCATGGTCGCGCAGCAGCTGGTCAAAGCCAGCCCGAGGGAACCGTCTCTCCAGCTCGTCCTTCATTCAGGGCGCCTGCACGAGAAGTTCGATGTGGAGCTCGCAGTCAAGTCCCTGGTCAACTTCTTGAAGGCATCCGTAGATGAGATGAAGAACGTGATGTACTCCCTTGGCCACGCCGCAGTCTCCGAGCTGGGACCAGATGACCTCTGCTGCGTCGACCCATGGCTCGCGCGGGCTCTCGGAGTAAGTTACGCCGGGGTCGCGCCAGAGGAGCAGGACGCTTTCTTCGCAGGCATGCAGGCAGGGACAGGGATCGGGATCGGGACTGGAGCACACGAGGCGGCGATTCCGGGGCATTAGCCAGGTGGATGGGGCGCGGAGCGGCCCGAGGTCAGCCGGCAGAGGCGCCGGCACGCTGAGGCATCCCGGTCCACCGGGGCGTCCGGACCAGCCAGGGCTTCCGGATCCGCCAAGGCTTCCGGGCCCGCGGAAGGGCGTCGGACCGCCGTGCGGGCTGGCACCGGAGCGAGAGCTGCCGACCGGGCATACCATGGGAATCGGAGGTGATCAGGTTGGTGTGTGCAGAAGGGACGCAGCCAGAGAGTATGATCCCAGCGGTGTTAGTGGTTCCGAGGGGCGAGCACAAGCTGCCGCCTCTGCCCTACTCCTATGACGCGCTCGAACCCTATCTGAGCCGGACGCAACTTGAGACGCATTACACGAAACATCATTCCACCTATGTGGAAGGCTTGAACAAGGCGGAGCGAAAAACCGAGCGTGACTGGGCCAACGCAAATGACCTTGCATTCCATGGGTCAGGCCACATACTGCACAGCATCTACTGGACGAACATGCGGCCGGGTGGAGGCGGAGAGCCGGATGAAATGGTCGCAGAGCAGTTGAAGGCGGCGTTCGGATCGTTCCAGCAGTTCCGCGAGGAGTTCACCCGGGCGGCGGAGGCGGTTCGCGGGTCGGGGTGGGCCGTTCTCGTCTGGCAACCTCAGTGGGGCAGGCTCGAAATCCTCACCGCAGCAAGGCATGAGAACCTGACACAATGGGGTACGATACCCATCCTCGTCCTGGACATGTGGGAACATGCTTACTACATCGACTATCATAACAGGCGAAAGGACTACATCCAAGCCTGGTGGAACCTTGTAAACTGGGCTGACGTCGAGCTCAGGCTGAGGTGCGCGATGCCCGCCCGGGTGCCGATGTGGGCGTGGACCACCTCGTCCTGATAGCGGCCTGGTTCTTCGGAGTGGGAGTCGCGGCGCCGCAGCGACGGAGTGGCACGGCCGGGCGGCGGCGCTCCACACATTGAAGCCAAACCGGACCTAAGAGGCCTGCTGTCACCGGCAGGCCTCTTTTGTGAGTCTTCTCTATCTGCAGTCGGCTACAAGCCCGCCCAGGACTGGGCCGGGGAACACATCCACACTGCCGATGCTGAAGAAGATCGGTGGGAAGGATGTGGCGACAGCGCCCACCCACGTGAAAGTCCCCGGGATCTGCACCATCGGGATCTCGAATGTGGTCCGCTCCCATGCCAAGAGGGCCGTGTATGACGGGGCCCCTAACCCCGCTGGGCTCGGGAGATTCGTCCCCGCCACCAGAACCTGGGTCTGGCCCGTAGCGTCTGTGCGAATCCATGCCACACCCCCGGCGCCTGGGGCCGTGGGCAAAGTCGGCCTGAGCAGAAGCGCGCATGCCCTCGGCGGAACCGGCACAGGGGTGAGAGGAACGCATATCGCCTGCCCTACCATAAGGCGCAACGGGTCGATCCCCGGGTTCGCGAGGAGCAGGGCGTCCACGGTGATCCCGAATCGGAGGGCGATCCTATACAAGGTGTCGCCAGGCTGCACTATGTATATAGTCCCGCCAGGGCAAACTGGCGGCATTGGCGGCACAGGCGTCGGAGGGGCGACTCCAGGGATGCAGATAACCTGTCCCACCTGCAGGTTTCTGGGATCAACCCCGGGGTTTGCTGCCTGAATGGCCTCAACAGTCGTCCCGAAGCGGCGAGCCAGCTCCCAGAAGGTATCCCCAGCTCGGACCTGGTACAGCGTCCCACCGAGGCACGCGGGCACCTGGCGCGTTCCCGCCTCTTCCTTTTGTGTTTCCTTCTGCGTCTCCTTCTCCTTCTCCTCTTCCTCCATGGTCTCTCACTCCCCATAGGTAGAGTCTACAGCACCATATGCTACCTGGCTCGGGTTTGCCAGAGGGCGTAAGGCACATATCCGCCCCGCGCCCTAGCTGGGCTGAGTGCGGGAGCCCGGACGTGGTCGGCAACGGCGCCGAGACGCCTCGTCCTCTCGCAGCAGAGTCACACAACCCGCACGTGATAGCAGGCCAATCCCAGATGCCTCGTCCTCTCCCGACCCGGTTGCGCGAGGAGCCCCGGGCAGGAGAATAGGTGGAATACTTAGAATACTACGCGCAGAGGAGACGGCTGGGAGACAGCCGCGGGCCCGCGGCCGCGATCATTGGAGCGCTCCTCTGAGAGGGGACTGCTACTTCGAAAAGGGGGGGTGGGGAATGTCTCTCCCGCACAAATCCGCATTGCGCCACAGGGCACTCGTGTCGGCGATCGGCATGGTTTTGGCGGTCGTGGCAGCGTGGCACGGAGCAGGCACCGGAGCATGTCTTGCAGACAGGTGCGGTACTGGGGCGGAGACGGCCCGGAAGATCGTGATCGCTCACAGAGGCGCCTCCGCCTATCTTCCAGAGCACACGCTGGAGGCAGCATCGATGGCCTACGCAATGGGGGCGGACTTCATAGAGCAGGACGTTGTCCTCACAAAAGATCTCGTCCCCATCGTTCTGCACGACATCTACCTTAACGCCACCACCAACGTGCGCGAAGTCTTTCCGGACCGCGCCAGGCCCGACAGGCGATGGTACGCCATCGACTTCGCACTGTCCGAGGTGAAGGCGCTCAGGGTGAACGAGAGAGTCAACCCGGCAACGGGGATTGTTGTGTTCACAGGCCGGTTCCCGGTGGGCAAGTCCAAGTTCGAAGTGCCCACCCTTGCGGAAGAGATCGAGCTGATCTTGGGACTCAACAAGAGCACAGGGCGGAATGTTGGGATCTACCCGGAGATCAAGGGGTCCGCCTTCCACCTGAGAGAGGCGTTCGATATAGACCGCATCGTGCTGAATGTCCTCTACGAGTATGGATACCGGGACGCAGATTCCAATATCTTCGTGCAGTCTTTTGAGGCGCATTGTCTGATGCGCCTGAGATTCGAGTTCGGCACCAAG
This window of the Bacillota bacterium genome carries:
- a CDS encoding superoxide dismutase, which translates into the protein MIPAVLVVPRGEHKLPPLPYSYDALEPYLSRTQLETHYTKHHSTYVEGLNKAERKTERDWANANDLAFHGSGHILHSIYWTNMRPGGGGEPDEMVAEQLKAAFGSFQQFREEFTRAAEAVRGSGWAVLVWQPQWGRLEILTAARHENLTQWGTIPILVLDMWEHAYYIDYHNRRKDYIQAWWNLVNWADVELRLRCAMPARVPMWAWTTSS
- a CDS encoding LysM domain-containing protein; the encoded protein is MEEEEKEKETQKETQKEEAGTRQVPACLGGTLYQVRAGDTFWELARRFGTTVEAIQAANPGVDPRNLQVGQVICIPGVAPPTPVPPMPPVCPGGTIYIVQPGDTLYRIALRFGITVDALLLANPGIDPLRLMVGQAICVPLTPVPVPPRACALLLRPTLPTAPGAGGVAWIRTDATGQTQVLVAGTNLPSPAGLGAPSYTALLAWERTTFEIPMVQIPGTFTWVGAVATSFPPIFFSIGSVDVFPGPVLGGLVADCR
- the glpQ gene encoding glycerophosphodiester phosphodiesterase, which translates into the protein MSLPHKSALRHRALVSAIGMVLAVVAAWHGAGTGACLADRCGTGAETARKIVIAHRGASAYLPEHTLEAASMAYAMGADFIEQDVVLTKDLVPIVLHDIYLNATTNVREVFPDRARPDRRWYAIDFALSEVKALRVNERVNPATGIVVFTGRFPVGKSKFEVPTLAEEIELILGLNKSTGRNVGIYPEIKGSAFHLREAFDIDRIVLNVLYEYGYRDADSNIFVQSFEAHCLMRLRFEFGTKLRLVQLIAGSRDYDAMVTREGLDKVATYANGIGPTTSRIMSSRGQAVDNLSLVREAQARGLVVHPYTFRAEALPSYARSLEEELRRYYFEIGVDGVFTDNPDIAHRVLQEGER